A genomic segment from Bosea sp. OAE506 encodes:
- the rsmI gene encoding 16S rRNA (cytidine(1402)-2'-O)-methyltransferase: MSTPTHAPAPAAPRAPSYTAFGIRAEAEALAPGLHIVATPIGNLRDISFRALATLAAADAVLAEDTRTSKTLLAHYGISTPLYPYHEHNAEQMRPKILGKLREGGKLALISDAGTPLVSDPGYKLVAEVVAEGLPVTGIPGPSAVLAALVLAGLPTDRFFFEGFLPPKAAARRRRLTELAAIPGTLVFFESPRRLAEMLSDAAAVLGERPGAVARELTKFYETVRRGPLSTLAAHYEGEEEARGEIVVVIGPPGAETEAAAGDAIGERLRIALADLSLKEAVAQVAAETGQPRRKVYARALELTREEP; encoded by the coding sequence ATGTCGACGCCGACCCATGCCCCTGCCCCCGCCGCGCCGCGCGCACCCAGCTACACCGCCTTCGGGATCAGGGCGGAGGCGGAAGCGCTGGCGCCCGGCCTGCACATCGTCGCGACGCCGATCGGCAATCTGCGCGACATCTCGTTTCGCGCGCTGGCGACGCTGGCGGCGGCGGACGCCGTCCTCGCGGAGGACACGCGGACCTCGAAGACGCTGCTGGCGCATTACGGCATCTCGACGCCGCTCTACCCCTATCACGAGCACAATGCCGAGCAGATGCGGCCGAAGATCCTCGGCAAGCTGCGCGAGGGCGGCAAGCTCGCCCTGATCTCCGATGCCGGCACGCCGCTCGTCTCCGACCCCGGCTACAAGCTGGTGGCGGAGGTCGTCGCGGAGGGGTTACCGGTGACGGGCATTCCCGGCCCCTCCGCCGTGCTGGCGGCGCTGGTGCTGGCGGGCCTGCCGACCGACCGCTTCTTCTTCGAGGGCTTCCTGCCGCCCAAGGCGGCGGCGCGACGCCGACGGCTGACCGAACTCGCCGCCATTCCGGGCACGCTCGTCTTCTTCGAATCGCCGCGGCGGCTGGCCGAGATGCTGTCGGACGCGGCGGCCGTCCTCGGCGAGCGCCCGGGCGCCGTCGCGCGCGAGCTGACCAAGTTCTACGAGACCGTGCGGCGCGGGCCCCTGTCGACGCTGGCGGCGCATTACGAGGGCGAGGAAGAGGCGCGCGGCGAGATCGTCGTCGTGATCGGCCCGCCCGGCGCCGAGACAGAAGCGGCTGCCGGCGACGCAATCGGCGAGCGGCTGAGGATCGCGCTTGCCGACCTCTCGCTGAAGGAGGCCGTCGCACAGGTCGCGGCCGAGACTGGCCAGCCCAGGCGCAAGGTCTATGCCCGCGCGCTGGAGCTGACGCGCGAGGAGCCGTGA
- the lepA gene encoding translation elongation factor 4, with translation MSTRTFDNIRNFSIVAHIDHGKSTLADRLIQQTGTVAARDMSEQILDSMDIEKERGITIKAQTVRLDYRAQDGKDYILNLMDTPGHVDFAYEVSRSLAACEGSLLVVDASQGVEAQTLANVYQALDANHEIVTVLNKIDLPAAEPERIKQQIEDVIGLDASEAVAISAKTGINIEGVLEAIVHKLPAPKGDSEAPLKCLLVDSWYDAYLGVVVLVRVIDGVLKKNMTIRMMRANASYGVDRVGVFKPKMQEVKELGPGEVGFFTASIKEVADTAVGDTITDEKRQTPQALPGFKPVQPVVFCGIFPVDAADFETLRAAMSRLRLNDASFSYEMETSAALGFGFRCGFLGLLHLEIIQERLEREFNLNLISTAPSVVYHLKLRDGTVLELHNPADMPDVMKIETIEEPWIKATIFTPDEYLGSVLKLCQDRRGVQTDLSYVGSRAKVVYDLPLNEVVFDFYDRLKSISKGYASFDYAITDYREGDLVRMSILVNAEPVDALSMLVHRSRADARGRAMCEKLKDLIPPHMFQIPVQAAIGGKIIARETIRALRKDVTAKCYGGDATRKRKLLEKQKEGKKKMRQFGKVEIPQEAFIAALKMDS, from the coding sequence ATGAGCACCCGCACCTTCGACAACATCCGCAACTTCTCGATCGTGGCCCATATCGACCACGGCAAGTCGACGCTCGCCGACCGTCTGATCCAGCAGACCGGCACGGTCGCCGCCCGCGACATGAGCGAGCAGATCCTCGACTCGATGGATATCGAGAAGGAACGCGGCATCACCATCAAGGCGCAGACGGTGCGGCTGGATTATCGGGCCCAGGACGGGAAGGATTACATCCTGAACCTGATGGACACGCCCGGCCATGTCGACTTTGCCTACGAGGTCTCGCGCTCGCTGGCGGCCTGCGAGGGCTCGCTTCTCGTCGTCGACGCCTCGCAGGGCGTCGAGGCGCAGACGCTGGCGAACGTCTATCAGGCGCTCGACGCCAACCACGAGATCGTCACCGTCCTCAACAAGATCGACCTCCCCGCGGCCGAGCCCGAGCGCATCAAGCAGCAGATCGAGGATGTGATCGGCCTCGACGCCTCGGAAGCTGTCGCGATCTCGGCCAAGACCGGCATCAACATCGAGGGTGTTCTGGAGGCGATCGTCCATAAGCTGCCGGCCCCCAAGGGCGACAGCGAGGCCCCGCTGAAGTGCCTGCTCGTCGATTCTTGGTATGACGCCTATCTCGGGGTCGTCGTGCTCGTGCGCGTCATCGACGGCGTGCTCAAGAAGAACATGACCATCCGCATGATGCGCGCCAACGCCTCCTACGGCGTCGACCGCGTCGGCGTGTTCAAGCCCAAGATGCAGGAGGTCAAGGAGCTCGGCCCCGGCGAGGTCGGCTTCTTCACTGCCTCGATCAAGGAGGTCGCCGACACGGCGGTCGGCGACACCATCACCGACGAGAAGCGCCAGACGCCCCAGGCCCTGCCGGGCTTCAAGCCGGTGCAGCCGGTGGTGTTCTGCGGCATCTTCCCGGTCGATGCGGCCGATTTCGAAACGCTGCGCGCCGCGATGAGCCGCCTGCGCCTGAACGACGCCAGCTTCTCCTACGAGATGGAGACCTCGGCCGCGCTCGGCTTCGGCTTCCGCTGCGGCTTCCTCGGCCTGCTGCATCTGGAGATCATCCAGGAGCGGCTGGAGCGAGAGTTCAACCTCAACCTGATCTCGACCGCGCCTTCGGTCGTCTACCATCTCAAGCTGCGCGACGGCACGGTGCTGGAACTGCACAACCCGGCCGACATGCCCGACGTGATGAAGATCGAGACGATCGAGGAGCCCTGGATCAAGGCCACGATCTTCACGCCTGACGAGTATCTCGGCTCGGTGCTGAAGCTCTGCCAGGACCGTCGCGGCGTTCAGACCGACCTGTCCTATGTCGGCTCGCGTGCCAAGGTCGTCTACGACCTGCCGCTGAACGAGGTCGTGTTCGATTTCTACGACCGGCTGAAGTCGATCTCGAAGGGCTATGCCTCCTTCGACTACGCCATCACCGACTATCGCGAGGGCGACCTCGTGCGCATGTCGATCCTGGTCAATGCCGAGCCGGTCGATGCGCTCTCGATGCTGGTCCACCGCTCGCGCGCCGACGCGCGCGGCCGCGCCATGTGCGAGAAGCTGAAGGACCTGATCCCGCCGCACATGTTCCAGATCCCCGTCCAGGCGGCGATCGGCGGCAAGATCATCGCGCGCGAGACCATCCGCGCGCTGCGCAAGGACGTCACCGCGAAGTGCTATGGCGGCGACGCCACCCGCAAGCGCAAACTTCTGGAGAAGCAGAAGGAAGGCAAGAAGAAGATGCGGCAGTTCGGCAAGGTCGAAATCCCGCAGGAAGCCTTCATCGCCGCGCTGAAGATGGACAGCTGA
- the rph gene encoding ribonuclease PH encodes MRPSKRAADEMRKVTLERGVVRYAEGSCMVSFGETRVLCAATVEEKGPPWLRGTGKGWVTAEYAMLPRATHERNRREVTSGKPSGRTQEIQRLVGRSLRAVVDLTAIGERQIVVDCDVLQADGGTRTASITGAWVALHDALKWMEARSMLKGANPLKDHVAAISCGIVAGNPVLDLDYVEDSGAQTDANFVITGSGGLVEVQGTAEGAPFSEEELMALMRLAKGGVSKLVALQKAAVA; translated from the coding sequence ATGCGACCCTCGAAACGCGCCGCAGACGAAATGCGCAAGGTCACGCTCGAACGCGGCGTCGTGCGCTATGCGGAAGGCTCCTGCATGGTCTCGTTCGGCGAAACCCGGGTGCTCTGCGCCGCCACCGTCGAGGAAAAGGGCCCGCCATGGCTGCGCGGCACCGGCAAGGGCTGGGTCACCGCCGAATATGCGATGCTGCCGCGCGCCACGCATGAGCGCAATCGCCGCGAGGTGACCTCCGGCAAGCCGTCCGGCCGCACGCAGGAGATCCAGCGTCTGGTCGGGCGCTCGCTTCGCGCCGTGGTCGACCTGACCGCGATCGGCGAGCGGCAGATCGTCGTCGACTGCGACGTGCTGCAGGCCGATGGCGGCACGCGCACGGCCTCGATCACCGGCGCCTGGGTGGCGCTGCACGATGCGCTGAAATGGATGGAGGCGCGCTCCATGCTGAAGGGCGCCAACCCGCTGAAGGACCATGTCGCGGCGATTTCCTGCGGCATCGTCGCCGGCAATCCGGTGCTCGACCTCGATTATGTCGAGGATTCCGGCGCGCAGACCGACGCCAATTTCGTCATCACCGGCTCGGGCGGCCTCGTCGAGGTGCAGGGCACGGCCGAGGGCGCGCCCTTCTCCGAGGAGGAGCTGATGGCGCTGATGCGGCTCGCCAAGGGCGGGGTGAGCAAGCTTGTGGCGCTGCAGAAGGCGGCCGTGGCCTGA
- a CDS encoding DUF3297 family protein, with amino-acid sequence MTDTLPDRLSSNPNSPFYNEELLSRDIGVRFKGVEKTNVEEYCVSEGWVRLTAGNAKDRFGNPMTVKLKGEVEPYFRQPAEG; translated from the coding sequence ATGACCGACACGCTGCCCGACCGCCTCTCCTCCAATCCCAACAGCCCGTTCTACAACGAGGAACTGCTGTCGCGGGATATCGGCGTCCGCTTCAAGGGCGTCGAGAAGACCAATGTCGAGGAATACTGCGTCAGCGAAGGCTGGGTGCGCCTCACCGCCGGCAACGCCAAGGACCGCTTCGGCAACCCGATGACGGTGAAGCTCAAGGGCGAGGTCGAGCCCTATTTCCGCCAGCCCGCCGAGGGCTGA
- a CDS encoding ankyrin repeat domain-containing protein has protein sequence MMMTCSPALAAGAALIEAAAAGRIDEVARLIQSGAPLDAQDAQGRSALLRAVAGDHVSVAKVLLEAGASPNTQAANRDTPWLLAGALGRAEIIAAMLPRKPDLSIRNRYGGNALIPACERAHVEAVKLLLTSGIDLDHVNDLGWTCLLEIVILGRWRPSPPAGRAAGSRRRGQSQPRRQGRRDAPRPCPPAGLAGDRAPDRTGRRSLKPRFGIAAGSRYLCANAAWPPSDTRFPRLPQ, from the coding sequence ATGATGATGACGTGCAGTCCTGCGCTGGCCGCTGGCGCCGCCCTGATCGAGGCTGCCGCCGCCGGGCGCATCGACGAGGTCGCGCGCCTGATCCAATCCGGCGCTCCGCTTGACGCACAGGATGCGCAGGGCCGCTCCGCCTTGCTGCGCGCGGTCGCCGGCGATCACGTATCCGTCGCGAAGGTTCTGCTCGAGGCCGGCGCGAGCCCCAACACCCAGGCCGCCAATCGCGACACGCCCTGGCTGCTCGCAGGAGCCCTGGGCCGGGCCGAGATCATCGCCGCGATGCTGCCGCGCAAGCCCGACCTGTCGATCCGCAACCGCTATGGCGGCAACGCGCTGATCCCCGCCTGCGAGCGCGCCCATGTCGAGGCGGTCAAGCTGTTGCTGACCAGCGGCATCGACCTCGATCACGTCAACGATCTCGGCTGGACCTGCCTGCTGGAGATCGTGATCCTTGGGCGATGGCGGCCCTCGCCACCAGCAGGTCGCGCGGCTGGTTCTCGACGCCGGGGCCAATCCCAGCCTCGCCGACAAGGACGGCGTGACGCCCCTCGCCCATGCCCGCCAGCGGGGCTAGCAGGCGATCGCGCGCCTGATCGAACAGGCCGGCGGTCGCTGAAACCGCGATTTGGCATCGCCGCCGGATCGCGCTACCTGTGCGCCAACGCGGCCTGGCCGCCATCCGACACGCGATTCCCGAGGCTTCCGCAATGA
- a CDS encoding GNAT family N-acetyltransferase yields MTQNDAMTVEPLDAEAARAAIPALADILADAVESGASVGFMHWNGPSDYRAFWTGVVTEVEAGRTILFAARQGAEMLGTAQLQLVGKPNQPHRAEIAKVLVHSRARRRGLGAALMQAAETAARQAKRDLLVLDTDEYGGARQLYSKLGWTELGTIPRYALMPDGRDCGSTFFYKSLR; encoded by the coding sequence ATGACCCAGAACGATGCGATGACGGTCGAGCCGCTCGATGCGGAGGCCGCGCGAGCCGCGATCCCGGCTCTGGCTGACATTCTCGCCGACGCCGTCGAAAGCGGGGCCTCGGTCGGCTTCATGCACTGGAACGGGCCGTCCGACTACCGCGCGTTCTGGACGGGTGTGGTGACCGAGGTGGAGGCGGGACGCACGATCCTTTTCGCTGCGCGCCAAGGCGCGGAGATGCTCGGCACGGCGCAATTGCAGCTCGTCGGCAAGCCGAACCAGCCGCATCGCGCCGAGATCGCCAAGGTGCTGGTGCATTCGCGCGCGCGGCGGCGCGGCCTCGGCGCAGCCCTGATGCAGGCGGCGGAAACAGCGGCGCGACAGGCCAAGCGCGACCTGCTGGTGCTCGACACCGACGAATACGGCGGGGCGCGCCAGCTCTACAGCAAACTCGGCTGGACCGAACTCGGCACGATCCCGCGCTACGCGCTGATGCCCGATGGCCGCGACTGCGGCTCGACCTTCTTCTACAAGAGCCTGCGCTGA
- the rdgB gene encoding RdgB/HAM1 family non-canonical purine NTP pyrophosphatase — translation MLEHRILTGKVVIATHNKGKLVEMRELMAPFGIELVSAGELGLPEPDETGYMFSENAAIKAHAAAKVSGLPALSDDSGLCVDALDGAPGLFSANWAGPGKDFKPAMARVLAEMAKRGATAPEQRKAHFVSALVIAWPDGHEELFEGRVHGRIVEAPRGSGGFGYNPIFQPDGYDMTFAEMTSTVKSGADDALSHRARAFKQLAAACLRAPA, via the coding sequence ATGCTTGAACACCGCATCCTCACCGGCAAGGTCGTGATCGCGACCCACAACAAGGGCAAGCTCGTCGAGATGCGCGAGCTGATGGCGCCCTTCGGGATCGAGCTGGTCTCGGCCGGCGAGCTCGGCCTGCCGGAGCCCGACGAGACCGGCTACATGTTCTCGGAGAACGCCGCGATCAAGGCGCATGCGGCCGCGAAAGTCTCGGGCCTGCCGGCGCTGTCGGACGATTCCGGCCTCTGTGTCGATGCGCTGGACGGCGCGCCGGGGCTGTTCTCGGCCAACTGGGCCGGGCCGGGCAAGGATTTCAAGCCGGCGATGGCGCGCGTGCTCGCCGAGATGGCCAAGCGCGGTGCGACGGCGCCGGAGCAGCGCAAGGCACATTTCGTCTCGGCGCTGGTGATCGCCTGGCCGGACGGCCATGAGGAGCTGTTCGAGGGCCGCGTTCATGGCCGCATCGTCGAGGCCCCGCGCGGCAGCGGCGGCTTCGGCTACAACCCGATCTTCCAGCCCGACGGCTACGACATGACCTTCGCGGAGATGACGAGCACCGTGAAGAGCGGCGCCGACGACGCGCTCTCCCACCGGGCGCGCGCCTTCAAGCAGTTGGCGGCCGCCTGCCTCCGGGCTCCGGCGTGA
- the hemW gene encoding radical SAM family heme chaperone HemW, translating into MSGAAARAPTSPILHPTADAGFAVYVHWPFCLAKCPYCDFNSHVRLQPPDQARYVAAFRREIAHRAALAPGRTVTSIFFGGGTPSLMEGRTVGAILDAIGEAWAIDPHCEVSLEANPTSVEAGRFADFRAAGVTRVSLGVQALNDADLKALGRMHSTREALDAVAIARKYFERYSFDLIYARSPHQTPALWRAELELAISHAAEHLSLYQLTIEPDTMFERLFKAGKLAVPDHEAGAALYEITQEITAKHGLPVYEISNHARPGAECRHNLVYWRYGEYAGIGPGAHGRLVTDEGRMAHSTEKRPEAWLERVEADGQALVENERLNAEAQGDEYLLMGLRLVEGIDPAVFKALSGRALNERRVTSLVLDRLLVRKPGGKLACTPEGALVLDAVVADLAA; encoded by the coding sequence GTGAGCGGCGCGGCCGCCCGCGCGCCGACATCCCCGATCCTGCATCCGACCGCGGATGCGGGCTTCGCCGTCTATGTGCACTGGCCTTTCTGCCTGGCCAAATGCCCCTATTGCGACTTCAATTCGCATGTCCGGCTGCAGCCGCCCGACCAGGCCCGCTATGTCGCGGCCTTCCGGCGCGAGATCGCCCATCGGGCCGCGCTGGCTCCGGGTCGGACCGTCACCTCGATCTTCTTCGGGGGCGGCACGCCCTCGCTGATGGAGGGCCGCACGGTCGGCGCGATCCTCGACGCGATCGGAGAAGCCTGGGCGATCGACCCGCATTGCGAGGTCTCGCTCGAGGCCAACCCGACCAGCGTCGAGGCCGGGCGCTTCGCCGATTTCCGCGCCGCGGGCGTCACCCGGGTGTCGCTCGGCGTGCAGGCGCTGAACGATGCCGACCTGAAGGCGCTCGGGCGGATGCATTCGACGCGCGAGGCGCTCGATGCGGTCGCGATCGCGCGGAAGTACTTCGAGCGCTACTCCTTCGACCTGATCTATGCCCGCTCGCCGCACCAGACGCCGGCTTTGTGGCGGGCGGAGCTGGAACTGGCGATCAGCCATGCCGCCGAGCATCTTTCGCTCTACCAACTCACCATCGAGCCCGACACGATGTTCGAGCGGCTGTTCAAGGCCGGCAAGCTCGCCGTGCCGGACCATGAGGCGGGGGCTGCGCTCTACGAGATCACGCAGGAGATCACGGCCAAGCATGGCTTGCCGGTCTATGAGATCTCCAACCACGCCCGCCCCGGCGCGGAATGCCGCCACAACCTCGTCTACTGGCGCTATGGCGAATATGCCGGCATCGGCCCCGGCGCCCATGGGCGGCTGGTCACCGATGAGGGGCGGATGGCGCATTCGACCGAGAAGCGGCCCGAGGCCTGGCTGGAGCGCGTCGAAGCGGACGGCCAGGCGCTGGTCGAGAACGAGCGGCTCAATGCCGAGGCGCAGGGCGACGAATATCTGCTGATGGGGCTGCGGCTGGTCGAGGGCATCGACCCCGCCGTGTTCAAGGCGCTGTCGGGCCGCGCGCTGAACGAGCGGCGCGTGACCAGCCTCGTGCTCGACCGGCTGCTCGTCCGCAAGCCCGGCGGCAAGCTCGCCTGCACGCCCGAGGGCGCGCTGGTGCTGGACGCGGTGGTGGCGGATCTGGCGGCGTAA
- the ggt gene encoding gamma-glutamyltransferase has product MGRRGMAATSHPTATLTAINILQAGGNAIDAAVAACAVQCVVEPGSTGIGGDCFVLMAAGGSDTVLAYDGSGRAPAAATLDWYREQGFSEIPRQSPHAVTIPGSVEAWATLVKDHGRLPLAQLLKPAIELARDGYVVAPRSAADWAGQAALMAKDEPTARVFLPNGRAPLAGEVHHQRELAATLQAIAETGPSAFYEGEIAQDMVDRLRELGGLHTLEDFRDTKGGYVTPIHTRFRGHDVFECPPAGQGVIALMILNILSGFEPGEDPLSADRLHIEIEAARLAYSVRDAVLADPSQSDVPLDWLLSEELAAQLRSQIDLKQAIKELPSFAPTEVEHADTVYISVVDGDGMAVSFINSVFHPFGAALVAPKSGVLLQNRGQGFVLKAGHPNAIAPRKRPLHTIIPGMMLRDGRVCLSFGVMGGHYQAMGHAHLVSKLLDYGLDLQSAISLPRIFPRPGQTAIEAEKTVPAAVRAELERRGFVFTAPGAAIGGGQAIAIDPVTGVRSAGSDHRKDGCALGW; this is encoded by the coding sequence ATGGGCCGGCGTGGCATGGCCGCGACCTCCCACCCGACCGCCACGCTCACCGCGATCAACATCCTGCAGGCCGGGGGCAATGCGATCGACGCCGCCGTGGCAGCCTGCGCCGTGCAATGCGTGGTCGAGCCGGGCTCGACCGGGATCGGCGGCGACTGCTTCGTCTTGATGGCAGCGGGCGGCAGCGACACCGTCCTGGCCTATGACGGCTCGGGCCGGGCGCCGGCTGCGGCGACGCTGGACTGGTATCGGGAGCAGGGTTTCAGCGAGATTCCGCGCCAGTCCCCCCATGCGGTGACGATTCCGGGCTCTGTCGAGGCCTGGGCGACGCTGGTCAAGGACCATGGCCGCCTGCCGCTGGCGCAGCTCCTGAAGCCCGCGATCGAACTGGCGCGGGACGGCTATGTGGTGGCGCCCCGCTCCGCCGCCGACTGGGCGGGACAGGCCGCGCTGATGGCGAAGGACGAGCCGACGGCGCGCGTCTTCCTGCCTAACGGCCGCGCGCCGCTGGCGGGCGAGGTTCACCACCAGCGCGAACTCGCCGCGACGCTGCAGGCCATCGCCGAGACGGGGCCGAGCGCCTTCTACGAGGGCGAGATCGCTCAGGACATGGTCGACCGGCTGCGCGAACTCGGCGGCCTGCATACGCTCGAGGATTTCCGCGACACCAAGGGCGGCTATGTCACGCCGATCCACACGCGCTTCCGCGGCCATGACGTGTTCGAGTGCCCGCCCGCCGGCCAGGGCGTGATCGCGCTGATGATCCTCAACATCCTCTCGGGCTTCGAGCCGGGCGAGGACCCGCTCTCCGCCGACCGGCTGCATATCGAGATCGAGGCGGCCAGGCTCGCCTATTCGGTACGCGACGCCGTGCTGGCCGATCCGAGCCAGAGCGACGTGCCGCTGGACTGGCTGCTCTCGGAGGAGCTGGCGGCGCAGCTGCGCAGCCAGATCGACCTGAAGCAGGCGATCAAGGAGCTGCCGAGCTTCGCGCCCACCGAGGTGGAGCATGCCGACACGGTCTATATCAGCGTCGTCGACGGCGACGGGATGGCGGTGAGCTTCATCAACTCGGTGTTCCACCCCTTCGGCGCGGCGCTGGTTGCGCCGAAGAGCGGCGTGCTGCTTCAGAACCGCGGCCAGGGCTTCGTGCTCAAGGCCGGTCACCCCAATGCGATCGCGCCGCGCAAGCGCCCGCTGCACACGATCATCCCGGGCATGATGCTGCGCGACGGCAGGGTCTGCCTGTCCTTCGGCGTGATGGGCGGCCACTACCAGGCGATGGGTCACGCCCATCTGGTCAGCAAGCTGCTGGATTACGGGCTCGACCTGCAAAGCGCGATCTCGCTGCCGCGCATCTTCCCGCGCCCGGGCCAGACCGCGATCGAGGCGGAAAAGACCGTGCCGGCAGCCGTGCGTGCCGAACTGGAGCGTCGCGGCTTCGTCTTCACGGCACCGGGCGCGGCCATCGGCGGCGGCCAGGCGATCGCGATCGACCCCGTCACGGGCGTGCGGTCGGCGGGCTCCGACCACCGCAAGGATGGCTGCGCGCTGGGCTGGTGA
- the hrcA gene encoding heat-inducible transcriptional repressor HrcA produces the protein MSAHTPRPDTASGLIETDQRSREIFRQIVDGFLTTGEPVGSRNIARLLPMALSPATVRNVMTDLELAGLIYAPHTSAGRLPTERGLRFFVDAMMEVGNLTSDERTRIEAQMKAAATGRTLDGTLTEASALLSGLSRGAGVVVTTKANARLKHIEFVRLDPTRALVVLVADDGTVENRLLSLPAGLPASALTEAANFLNARILGKTLGELRAEIAQHREQMERELDSLTARLVESGIATSSGPSSDRHLIVRGQANLLEDLKAQEDLERIRLLFGDLETQTDVIDLLSRAEAGDGVRIFIGSENKLFSMSGSSMVVAPFRDSEQRIVGVVGIIGPTRLNYARIVPMVDYTAKVVGRLLDGAR, from the coding sequence ATGAGCGCCCATACGCCGCGTCCCGACACAGCCAGCGGGTTGATCGAGACCGATCAGCGCTCGCGCGAGATCTTCCGCCAGATCGTCGATGGCTTCCTGACCACGGGCGAGCCTGTCGGCTCGCGCAACATCGCCCGGCTGCTGCCGATGGCGCTGTCGCCGGCGACGGTGCGCAACGTCATGACCGACCTCGAGTTGGCCGGCCTGATCTACGCGCCGCACACCTCGGCCGGGCGACTGCCAACCGAGCGTGGCCTGCGCTTCTTCGTCGATGCGATGATGGAGGTCGGCAATCTGACCTCGGACGAGCGCACCCGCATCGAGGCGCAGATGAAGGCCGCCGCTACCGGCCGCACGCTCGACGGCACGCTGACCGAGGCCTCGGCCCTGCTTTCGGGCCTGTCGCGCGGAGCGGGCGTCGTCGTCACGACCAAGGCCAATGCCCGGCTGAAGCATATCGAGTTCGTCCGGCTCGACCCGACACGCGCGCTCGTCGTGCTGGTCGCCGATGACGGCACGGTCGAGAACCGTCTCCTCAGCCTGCCGGCCGGGCTCCCGGCCTCCGCGCTGACGGAGGCCGCCAACTTTCTCAACGCCCGCATCCTCGGCAAGACGCTGGGCGAATTGCGCGCCGAGATCGCCCAGCACCGCGAGCAGATGGAGCGCGAGCTCGACTCGCTGACTGCGAGGCTGGTCGAGAGCGGCATCGCCACCTCCTCGGGTCCGAGTTCCGACCGCCACCTCATCGTGCGCGGCCAGGCCAATCTGCTGGAAGATCTCAAGGCGCAGGAGGATCTCGAGCGCATTCGCCTGCTCTTCGGCGATCTTGAAACCCAGACCGACGTGATCGATCTCCTTAGCCGGGCCGAGGCCGGCGACGGCGTGCGCATTTTCATCGGCTCCGAGAACAAGCTGTTCTCGATGTCCGGCTCCTCGATGGTCGTCGCCCCCTTCCGCGATTCCGAGCAGCGCATCGTCGGCGTTGTCGGTATCATCGGCCCGACGCGGCTGAACTATGCCCGCATCGTGCCGATGGTGGACTACACCGCCAAGGTGGTCGGCCGCCTGCTGGATGGGGCGCGGTGA
- a CDS encoding penicillin-binding protein activator has translation MAGRAGCRASTPPRRRRSRRRTRARRSGTGKVKVGLILPLTAEGQGAVVGNSLKNAAEMALSEFPNADLTLLVKDDRGTPEGAQAAAQEAIAEGAELIIGPLFAPSVQAAGQVARAANRPVIAFSSDTNVAGRGVYLLSFPPENDVNRVIGYASQQGRKSFAALVPDTAYGKVVEAAFQQAVAGRGGRVVVIERFSPDSNSMAAAAKRLVPALQQADALFVPAAADTMPALGLALQQAGYDPAKVKPLGTGVWNDANVARVPAIQGGWFASPDTAGFNAFAGRYQTRFNSAPTRTATLAYDAVSLAAALARTQGSQRFSESVLTNASGFAGADGVFRFRPDGQNDRGLAVLELRNGQIVTVNAAPRDLGPRTQ, from the coding sequence GTGGCGGGCCGAGCGGGCTGCCGGGCTTCGACACCGCCACGCCGCAGGCGCAGCCGGCGCAGAACACGGGCCAGACGATCGGGCACGGGCAAGGTCAAGGTCGGGCTGATCCTGCCGCTGACCGCGGAAGGCCAGGGCGCCGTCGTCGGCAATTCGCTGAAGAATGCCGCCGAAATGGCGCTCTCTGAATTCCCCAACGCCGATCTGACGCTGCTGGTGAAGGATGACCGCGGCACGCCCGAGGGCGCCCAGGCTGCGGCCCAGGAGGCGATCGCCGAGGGTGCCGAGCTCATCATCGGGCCGCTGTTTGCGCCGTCGGTCCAGGCGGCAGGCCAGGTCGCCCGCGCCGCCAACCGCCCGGTCATCGCCTTCTCCAGCGACACCAACGTCGCTGGCCGCGGGGTCTACCTGCTCTCCTTCCCACCCGAGAACGACGTCAACCGCGTCATCGGCTACGCTTCCCAGCAGGGGCGCAAATCCTTCGCCGCCCTTGTGCCGGACACCGCCTATGGCAAGGTCGTCGAGGCCGCCTTCCAGCAGGCAGTGGCGGGGCGCGGCGGCCGCGTCGTCGTGATCGAGCGCTTCTCGCCTGACTCGAATTCCATGGCCGCCGCGGCGAAGCGCCTGGTTCCGGCCCTGCAGCAGGCCGATGCGCTCTTCGTGCCCGCCGCCGCCGACACCATGCCGGCGCTGGGCCTCGCTTTGCAGCAGGCGGGCTACGACCCCGCCAAGGTGAAGCCGCTCGGCACCGGCGTCTGGAACGACGCCAATGTCGCGCGCGTCCCGGCGATCCAGGGCGGCTGGTTCGCCTCGCCCGACACGGCCGGCTTCAACGCCTTCGCCGGTCGCTACCAGACGCGTTTCAACAGCGCGCCGACGCGCACGGCGACGCTCGCCTATGACGCGGTCTCGCTGGCGGCGGCGCTGGCGCGCACGCAGGGGTCGCAGCGCTTCTCGGAATCGGTGCTGACCAACGCCTCGGGCTTCGCGGGCGCGGACGGCGTTTTCCGCTTCCGCCCGGACGGCCAGAACGACCGCGGGCTGGCCGTGCTCGAACTGCGCAACGGCCAGATCGTCACCGTCAACGCTGCCCCGCGCGATCTCGGACCGCGCACGCAGTAG